The genomic region TTTTTTGAAGACGCTTCAAACCAAGAAAATCTGTATACAAGAAATCGTTATAGAAAACAGATCGTTCCCCAAATGATTGAAGAAAACCCGCAGTTCTTAAACAAGGTGATTCAATACAGTAATCATCTCAATGAAGCCTTTTCCTATATTAGAAAACAATCTAAAAAGTACTTAAGTGTTCATGATAATCATCTTCTATTATCGACATTTTTTTTAGAAGATGTTGTTATTCAGAAAGACATCATCGCCTGCTTATTAGAGTCCAATCAAATCGAATTTAATCAGTTGAAATTAGACAGTATCTTAAGCTTTTTGACCCACAGTGGACCTAACCAATCATTTCAACTCGATGATACCTTGATTTTACGACGCGTTTATCAAAAAGTATCGATCGTTGAAGCCACCCCAAGTAAGCCATTCAACCAAGTCTTGGATTTAGAAGCTTTTAATGTCTTAGAAACTATGGGCTTTGTCACATTTTTAGACGCCCCTAGCAATTCATCTTTTTATGAAATAAAACTATGTTATAATAAATTAGCGTTACCTTTGGTAGCGAGACAACGTCAACCTGGCGATATATTGGAGTTTCCTTACGGTAAAAAGAAACTCAAAGATTACTACATTGACCATAAAATTCCGATGCATATTCGCGATCGAGACATCGTCATTACGGATCAAACCGGGCGCATTTTATCGGTATTAGGTAGGTATTACAACACGTCAAAAGACTTAGATAGCGTCATCAAGCTAAGATATAAGAGGGGGTATTAATGATGAGTATTTATAATGACATTGAAAGAGTATTGGTTAGCCAAGATGAGATTGCAGCCATATGTGAACGCCTTGGGAAGCAAATTACCGCTGATTATCAAGGTAAAGAAAGACCCATCTTACTAGGATTGTTAAAAGGCTGTGTGCCATTTATGTCTGATTTATCCAAACACATCGATTTGCCAATTGAAATCGAATATATGGATGTATCAAGTTACCACGGAAACATCACTTCTTCCGGGGATGTGAAGATTCGTAAAGACATGAACACATCGGTTATGGACCGTGACATTTTGATTGCTGAAGACATCGTCGATACCGGCAAAACCTTAGACACCATCGTTAAATTACTAAGACACCGTGGTGCGAAATCTGTTGAAGTCGTCACGTTACTCGATAAACCCGCAGGACGTGTCATCCCATTTACACCGAAATACATCGGTACCGTTGTCCCTAAAGAATTCGTTGTTGGTTATGGTTTGGATTACAACGAACTGTATCGTAACATCCCATATGTTGGGGTATTAAAACCAGAAATATATAAGAAATAGTGAGGCATTTTCATGCAAGATCCTAAAAACCCGAAAAATATGAAGAAAACCCCGATGAACTATGGCATCTATATTATCGCCATCATAGTTCTATTCGGTTCGTTCTTCTTCATCCAAAATTTATTTAAACCGAGTGCACCAGAGCCACTTACCCCAACTGAGTTTATCGAGAAACTCGATGCTGGAGAATTCGCTGGTATGACCATCAAGTATACCCCAATTGGTGGGGAAGATAACAACGTTTATCGCGTCACCATTTCGGATGCAGAAGGTCCTCAATATGTCTTTGAAATCTTCATGCCAACCTTGAATGACATTCTGTTAACCATCGAACCTACCGATAACATCACATTGGATTACGTGGAAAAGTCCACAGTTACCATTTGGGCTGTCTTAGGGAATATTGTGATTCCTGTCATCTTGGTTATTGGTCTGATCATCTTCTTATACCGCACCATGAGTGGTGGCGGTAACAACAAAGCCTTTGAATTCTCAAAATCTCGTGCTCGTCTTTCCAACAGTAAAGCTGTTACTTTTAAAGATGTTGCCGGCTGTGATGAGGAAAAGACCGAGTTGGTTGAAGTCATCGACTTCTTAAAATTCCCTAGAAAATATAAAGAAATGGGTGCTCGTATCCCTAAAGGTATCCTTTTGGTTGGTTCACCAGGTACTGGTAAAACCTTATTAGCGAAAGCCGTTGCCGGTGAAGCAAGCGTTCCATTCTTCTCCATTTCTGGTTCTGACTTCGTCGAAATGTTCGTCGGTGTCGGTGCTTCACGTGTCAGAGATTTATTTAAGGTTGCGAAAGAAAACGCCCCTTGTATCATCTTCATCGATGAAATTGATGCAGTAGGTCGTCAAAGAGGTGCTGGTATGGGTGGTGGTCACGATGAACGTGAACAAACCCTGAACCAATTGCTCGTTGAAATGGATGGATTCAATCCAAATGCTGGTATCATCATCATGGCTGCGACCAACCGTCCAGACGTTTTAGACCCAGCATTATTAAGACCAGGCCGTTTTGACCGACAAATTACCATTAATTTACCAGATGTTATTGGCAGAGAAGCCATCCTTAAAGTTCACGCAAGAAACAAAAAAGTTTCCCCAGAGGTTAAGTTTGAAGACATTTCTCACCGTATCCCTGGATTCTCCGGCGCTGACATCGAAAACCTATTGAATGAAGCAGCGTTACTCGCTGCTAGAGCCAATCGTAAGATGATTGAATTGTCCGATATCGATGAAGCGGTTGACCGCGTTCTCATGGGACCTGCGAAGAAATCGCGTAAAGTTACCGAAAGAGAACGTCAAGTCATTTCCTACCATGAAGCAGGACATGCAGTCATTGGTATTAAATTAGAAAACGCAAGTATTGTTCAAAAAGTAACCATCATTGCGAGAGGTCGTGCTGGTGGATATAACTTAATGTTACCTAGAGAGGAAGGCTACCTTAGAACAAAGAAAGCCTTACTTGAAGAAATCACTGGTAACTTAGGTGGCCGTGTGGCTGAAGAACTTGTCTTTGGTGACGTGACTACCGGGGCTTATCAAGACTTCCAAACTGCAACCAAAATTGCGAGAGCAATGGTCACTGAGTATGGTATGTCCAATTTAGGTCCAATCCAATACGAATCTCAACAAGGCTCTGTCTTCTTAGGTAGAGACTACTTGAAAGAACGTAATTTCTCCGATCAAGTCGCACTAGAAATCGATAAAGAAGTCCGAGAAATCATCACCAGCTGTTATGAACAAGCCAAACAAATCATCATTGAAAATCGAGCACTACTCGATACCATTACCCATTATCTACTTGAAGTTGAAACCTTGAACAAACAAGATATCGATGAAATTGTAGCGTCTGGTAAACTCGGATGGTGGGAAGAACGCAAGCTTAAAAAAGATGAGCCTGTAAATTCTGATAATCCACTCGATAAAACCGATGAAAATCCATTGGTAAAAGCCGATGAGACTCGATAAGTATCTAAAAGTATCTCGCTTAATCAAACGTAGAACGGTTGCGAAAGACGCTGCTTTAGCGGATTTGATCTACATCAACGATAAAGTGGCGAAACCCGCTTCTACTGTTAAACCTGGCGACACTTTGACACTTCACTTTGGAATAAAAATCCTAACCGTCAAAGTGGTTTCCATTGATATCCCGAAACCCAAATCGGAGGATGTCATGTTTGAACTCATCAGTGAAACAAAAAAGTCGTAACGTAGTTATGGCTTTTTTATTGGGTATCATGTATAATGAATATGCTATTTTTAGGAGGTAACCACATGGATTATACTGAATTAACCGAACAAGAACGTATAAGACGTCAAAAAATGGAAGAATTAAGAGCTAAAGGTGTCGATCCATTTGGTTCACGATTTAACCGCACAACCACAACCCAAGCCATTAGAAACCAATATGAACAATACAGCCACGATGAACTTGAACAAATGCATGTTGAAGTGGTCATTGCCGGTCGTATCATTCGTAAAAGAGACCAAGGTAAGGCAGGTTTCTTACAACTTCAAGACCGCGATTCTAACATTCAAGTGTATGTCAGAAAAGACGCGATTGGCGACGATGCATTTGAAGTCTTCTTAAGCAGTGACTTAGGCGACATTGTTGGTATCAAAGGCTTAGTGTTTAGAACCAAAACCAATGAACTCACCGTTAAGGCGAGTGAATATACCCATTTAACGAAAGCGTTGAGACCACTACCGGACAAGTTCCACGGTCTTCAAGACGTTGAAGAATCCCGTCGTAGACGTTATGTCGACTTAATCGTCAACGAAGAAGCGAGACGCATCGCGATGTTAAGACCAAGAATCATTAGAGAAATTCAAAAATTCTTTGATGGTAGGGGCTTCATCGAAGTCGAAACCCCTGTACTTCACCCAATCCTTGGGGGCGCTGCAGCTAGACCGTTCGTCACACACCACAACACCTTAGATATGCCATTCTATCTACGTATCGCTACCGAATTACCACTTAAACGTCTAATCGTAGGCGGCTTAGAAGCAGTCTATGAAATTGGTCGTTTGTTCCGTAATGAGGGTATGGATGCGAAACATAACCCAGAATTTACCACCATTGAAGCTTACTTAGCGTATTCCGATATGGAAGGTATGATGGATTTGGTTGAAGACGCGATGTCTACCGTTGTGTACAACGTTTTAGGCACTTATGAAATCACTTATGGTGAAAAACAAATCAACATGGCACCAAAATGGGCGAGAGTTCATATGGTTGAAGCGATTAAAAACATCACTGGTGTTGACTTCTTCGAGATTGCTGATTTAGAAACCGCGACTAAGGTTGCGAAAGAAAAACACATCAAAGTTGAAAAACACTACGGTGTAGGACACATCATTCAAGCCTTCTTCGATGAATTCGTTGAAGATACCATCACACAACCCACTTTCGTTTACGGACACCCAATTGAAGTGTCTCCACTAGCGAAAAAGAATGCTCAAAACCCGAGATTCACAGACCGTTTTGAATTGTTCATTGATGGTAGAGAATATGCGAATGCGTTCTCTGAACTCAATGACCCAGTGGATCAAAGAGGCCGTTTTGAGGATCAATTGAAAGAAAAAGAATTGGGTAACGATGAAGCGACTGAAATGGACGTCGATTTCGTAGAAGCCCTTGAATATGGGATGCCACCAGCAGGTGGTCTCGGGATTGGTATCGACAGATTCATTATGCTTATTTGCAACGTGAATAATATCCGCGATGTCATTCTGTTCCCTCACATGAAACACAAACCTTAATAACGACTAAAAGCCCTTAGACATCACATCTAAGGGCTTTTTTTACTGTCTTAATTTTATGCTTTTGAACTGAATCCGTTGAATACAAGGTTTAAAATAATCCCGACAACAGCTGCTAAACTCATGCCTGTAAGAGCTGCAGTTGGTGTCAATTGAATGACTGCACCACCTAAACCTAAAACCAACATGGTTGAGACGATGATCAGGTTTTTCATATTGCCTAAATCGGTTCTATCTTTGATCAATACTTTGACCCCGTTGGCTGCGATTAAACCGTATAATACCACGGTCATTCCACCGATGACTGCCCATGGAATACTTGCGATGAACGCTTGGATGTATCCAAAGAATCCAAGTAGTATCGCAAATACTGCGGCTAATCCTGTTACATAGACTGAACCTACTTTTGTGATGGCTACAACGCCTGTGTTTTCACCATATGTGGTGTTGGCAGGGCCACCAATTGCACCGGCAACAAGGGTTGCAATCCCATCACCTAGTAAAGTCTTATCGAGACCTGGGTCTTTTATAAAGTCATTACCAGTGATTTCACCTAAAACGACATGGTCACCAATGTGTTCTGCAATGGTGACAAACGCAAGCGGTGCGAACACCAATACAGCGTCTAAGTTAATGTCATAAGTACCGAAGATTTGGAAGTTTGGTACTTGGAAGAAGGATACTTCCTTAAAGATTTCAAAATCGACAATACCGAAAAGTACGGCTGCGATATATCCAACGAAAATAGCTAATAGGAATGGTACGATTTTAATGAATCCTTTACCATAAACGGCCATCGCAGATACCGCGATGAATGTGATTAATGCGACTGCAGCAACATCCCCATTGAATGCACCATTCGCTAGTCCAATGTTACTAACTGCGACACCGGCAAGCCCTAAACCAATGATGATGATCATCGGTCCGATGACAACTGGTGGTAATAAATGTTTTAACCAATCACTACCTGCAAAACGAATGATGAGTGCGACCACAATATAAATCAAACCAACCACCATCAAACCGATTAAGCTTGAATCAAATGACCCAGAAGCTGTCGCGGTCGCTGTAATGGTTGTCATATAAGCAAAACTACTACCCAAATAAACAGGCACTTTACCTTTAGTACATAAAATGTAAATTAGAGTACCTAAACCACTGGCTACCAAAGCCACCCCAATGTCTAACCCCGTAATGAGTGGTACAAGTACCGTTGCTCCAAACATCGCGAATACGTGTTGTAAACTAAGTACAACCCATTTCAAAATCGATGATGGTCTTTCTTGAATCCCGACAATCAATTTCTCTTCCATACAGTTCTCCTTTTCTTGAAAAGGCCTTTTAACAAAAAAAGACACCACTGGTGTCCTTTAAATGTATAGGTAAAAATGATTCCGTTACCTTAAAATGCTCACAGGCATCTTTTAAAGGACCTTCACTGTTAGTAGTATATCAAAATTTAAAGAAAGTTCAACCCCCAAAATCACTTTTTACAAAAAGAAAAGCAGACCTCTACAGGACTGCTTCTATCATCACTAAATTAATCCGAGTTCGTCTGCGATATCAAAGAAGATATTGTTGATTGGATAATAATCCATCTCTAATTCTTTGTAGATACCCTCTGTGACGTTATCGAGTTTTTCATGTAGTTCTTTTGGCGCATCCCCTTGTTTTTCAAGGATGGACAAAATCTCATGTTCGATATCGATCAAGGATTGCATATGTTGTTCATTCGGTTCTTCAATTGCACCGATGAGTTCGTTTTGAAAATCCAATGTATCCAATAATAAGATGACGGTTCCCGCATGCTTATTCAACAGTTCAACGTCGCCATTGTAGTCGTGTTCTAATAAGAGTTTGACGTTTTCAAACGCGTCAAATATGTAATAGAACCCAGTTTCAAAAATGTTACTTTCTTCTGGTGACAATGTCTTCTCTTCAATTTTTTTGTTGTACAAGAATTCTAATACCTCAATGACGTATTTAAAACGTTCATAGATATTGGAGTTCGATGTTTTCAACCCTTCGACCAAATCGCTAGTCTCGATGATCCAGTTAGCGTAATCGTGATATAGTGCATCAATCATAGTTCACACCTCCGACTTAATATAATTATACAAATAATTCCTAACTTATCAATACTTTTACAAAAATAATACATGAGGAGAAAATTTATCTCATTTTATGGGATGTTTCACAAATCACTTTGATTTGAAAATCAAAATAGATTTGTTATGATTAAGTCAGGATTCTTAAAGGAGAAAACAATAATGTTAAAAAATAAAGTGTATGATGCGCGATTTTTGACCCCATTGATGATCGTCATCACCTATGTATGGATTCAATTATTTAACCTGTCTGGCATAGGGGTAAATGCCGGTATGGTCTATCAAATGATTTTGGTTTTATATGTGTTTTTCTTAACGTTTTATAAGCAGATCAAACCACTTCAAAAATTATACTTAGTCTTAGGTATCTTATTTTGCTTAATTGGGGATATGGCGCTATCTCGCGCTTTTGATACACCTAACGGTTATCGTTTACCGATTGGTATGGGTCTATTTTTTATTGGTCACGTGAATTTTATCTTAGGCATTTTCAGCTTTAGAAAACCCAAAATAAAGTCTTTTAGAACCAACTTTTTAATCGTCTTTTCTGTGATTGTTTTGTTATTCGTATTTACCGTATTTAATCCGGATGAACTGTTGTTATCCATCTTAGCAATCGTGTACGCGGTTGCGTTAGGCATTGGATTAACCTTAGGATTATCCATGAAGGATAACCCTATCTATCGTTTCCTCGCGTGGGGGTATGGTATCTTTATATTTTCTGACTGGTTGATTGCAATCAGAGCCATCAAAGGTTGGAACACCCCTGATCTAATCAATAATCAAGGGGTTTGGTTAACCTATATTGTTGCGTTGTCTTTAATTTGTTATTCAATCGTCCACCTCAATCGCTCTATAAACAAATAACCACCCCAGTTTTGACAGTAAAAAGTGTAGAATGTTAAAAGAAATATATTCAAGGGATGTTTTCTTTTGTGCCTTATAATGAAGCCATAAAGGAGAAATAACATGAAAAAAACACTTTTATTGATTGGCGCATTATTACTTACAGGGTTCCTAACAGTCGGTATATTCGCTGCTAGCACCCCAACCACTATGACATCTACATCTTTGGATTTAGAAGACAGTTACACTTTAGAGGAAATGTTGAACATCACATTACTCGATGAGTTAAAAGCGAAAGCAACCTATGAGGCAATCATCGATACATATGGTGAAGTTAAACCATTCACTCGTATTGTATTGGCTGAACAACGTCACATTGACGCGCTACTTGTATTATTTAACACTTATGGTTTTGAAGTGCCTGCCTTTGATTCAAGCACCGTTGTAGTTCCAGAATCACTCACTGCAGCACTTGAAGCTGGTGTACAAGCTGAAGTCGATAATATCGCTTTATACGACGCATTCTTAAGCCAAACCGATTTACCTGAGGATGTTGTTACGACATTTACGGCATTACAACGTGCATCAGAAAATCACTTAAGAGCATTCAATCGTGGTTTAGTTGGATCACAAATCCAAAATTTCGGACAACAAATTCGTAACCAATTTGGTAAACTTGGATTCAAAGGTAACGGCCATAAAGGCAACAAATAGTTTTTAGGTAACAAAAAGACCTGGTCAAAATGATCAGGTCTTATTTTTATATGTGTGTTAAGATTAAGCCTTGTTAACGGATCCGAACATGGTTAATTTTTCTCTAACCACTTTCTTGATTGCTTCAACGCCTGGTGCTAATAATTTACGTGGGTCAAAGCCTTTGGATTCTAAGTCTTTACCAGCTTCGATGTATTTACGTGTAGCTTCAGCGAATGCCAATTGTAATTCAGTGTTAACGTTGATCTTTGTAACGCCTAAAGAGATCGCTTTTTTGATCATGTGTTCAGGAATACCTGTACCACCGTGTAATACTAGAGGTACTCTGTTGGTGACTCTTTGTACTTCTTGTAGTACATCGAAGTCTAAGCCTTTCCAGTTTGCAGGGTATTTACCGTGGATGTTACCAATACCTGCTGCGAATAGGTCAACACCTAAGGACGCGATGAGTTCGCATTCTTTTGGATCAGCCAATTCACCTGCACCAATGACGCCGTCTTCTTCGCCGCCGATGGAACCAACTTCAGCTTCAACAGACACGCCTTTTGCGTGGCAAGCTGCGACGATTTCTCTGGTCTTTTCAACGTTTTCAGCGATTGGATAATGAGAACCGTCAAACATGATGGATGTGAATCCGGATTCTAATGCTTTGTATGCACCTTCATAAGTACCATGGTCTAGATGTACAGCTACTGGTACTGTGATGCCTTGTGACGCGATCAATTCTTTGACCATCGCCATGACTAAACGATAACCACCCATGTACTTAGCTGCGCCTTCAGATACGCCTAAGATGATTGGGGAGTTCAATTCTTGTGCAACTTGTAGGGTTGCTTTTGTCCATTCAAGGTTGTTGATGTTGATTTGAGCGACGCCATAACCGTTATCTCTAGCCTTGATTAACATTTCTTTTGCAGAAACTAATGCCATTTTTATGTCCTCCTAGATTTATTGTAATGTCCATTATGTATTATACGCTTAATTGCCTTATTTTACAAATAAGTAATGCGTGAAAACGATTATCATTTGTCTTGTTTATTCAGAATTGCTGCTTCGATGAATCCTTTAAAAATTGGATGAGGGCGAAGTGGTCTAGATAAGAACTCTGGATGGAACTGACAAGCGATAAAGAATGGGTGTTCAGGAATTTCAATCATCTCGACTAAGTTGAGTTTTTCGTGTAATCCAGAGAAAACCATGCCATAAGATTCAAAAGCTTCACGATAGGCATTATTGAACTCATAACGGTGGCGATGTCTTTCTTCAATGACATCTTTTTGATAGAGCTTTTGAGCCAATGTATTTGGTTTGATATGACAGGTGTATAACCCTAAGCGTTGTGTCCCACCCAAATCTTTGGAGAGGTCTTGTGAATGCATCAAATCGATGATTGGATATTTGGTTGCAGGATCGATTTCAGTCGTTGTTGCTAGCCCAATACCCATGACATTTCTCGCAAACTCAATCGAAGCGAGTTGTAAACCATAACAAATGCCAAAGAATGGTACGTTGTGGGTTCTCGCGTATTGAATGGCTGCCATTTTACCTTCGGTAGCACGTTCACCAAAGCCCCCCGGTACCAAGACACCGTCAGAACCGGCCAACACTTCCTTCACATTTTCTGTATTGATTTTTTCTGCATTTAGATACTTGATGTTGATGTTTTTACCAAAGTGATAACCTGCATGTTTTAAGGATTCAGAAACCGATAAATACGCATCATGAAGGCTGACATATTTACCTACCAATGCGATGTTGATGGTATCTTTTGCATGTTCAATCTTATGAATCAAATCCATCCACGGGGATAAATCAGCTTCCATCTTAGGTTCTAATTCAAAGTGTTCTAAAATCAAATCATCGATTTTTTGAGCCTTCAAGTTCGGAATGGTTTTATACAAGACATCGACATCGACCGATTCAAATACGTGGTCTGTTTCTACGTCACAAAATAACGCAATCTTTTCTTTGGTCGATTTCGCAACCGGTACTTCACTTCTTAAAACGATCATATCCGGTGAAATCCCTAAAGATCTCAACTCTTTAACCGAGTGTTGGGTCGGTTTGGTTTTAATTTCATTCGCTGCTCTTAAATATGGTAACAAGGTGGTGTGGATGTATAACGTGTTTTTATGCCCAAAATCACGTCTGGCTTGTCGGATGGCTTCTAAAAAAGGGAGCGATTCAATGTCCCCAACGGTCCCACCAATTTCAGTGATGACCACATCCGCTTTAGATGATAAAGCAACCCGTTTCAAACGGTCTTTGATTTCATTCGTGATGTGTGGAATGACTTGGATGGTTGCGCCAAGGTAAACACCTTTACGTTCTTTATCGATGACGGTTTGATAGATTTTCCCTGTGGTTACTGAGGAATCTTTCGATAAGTTTTCATCGATGAAGCGTTCATAATGTCCTAAATCGAGGTCTGTTTCACAACCGTCATCGGTAACAAACACCTCACCATGTTGGTAAGGCGACAATGTGCCTGGGTCGACGTTGATGTATGGGTCGAATTTTTGCATGAATACTTTGAGTCCACGACTCTTGAGTAGCTGTCCAACCGTGGACGCCATAATGCCTTTACCAAGCGATGAAACGACACCGCCGGTAACGAAAATAAACTTTGTTTTCATCTCTTCACCTCGAAAAATATAAAATAAAAAGGTCTCCCTTTACAGGAGACCTTATATGAGTTGCCCTTCTTAATTATATCAAATAAAAATCGGTGAAGCAACGAGAATTTTACTTGTCGTACATGTCTTCGTAATCGTCCATGATTTCGTTGTAATCATCGTCGTCGAAGTCAATGTCTTCTTCATCTTCAATGATGATGGCGTCTTCTTCGTCAAGTAGTAAGTCTTCCTCTTCTTCATCGTCAGGAAGGATACCATCTTCTTCTTCATCGTCTTCTTCATCATCTTTGAGTTCGATTTCGTCTTCTTCAGGAATATAGTAGTCGTCAACAGTCAATGTGTCGTCTTCTTCTTCCTCTACCACTTCTTCAGTGGTGTTGAAGTAAGAACCATCTTTATCCCAAAGTTCAAGGTTATTTTCTTTTAGATCCCATTCATCATTGCCACAAAAAACGAATTTTGCTGACAAGGTCATGTCAATGTATAGTTGTGTTAATTTTTCAGTGTCTTCTTTAGAGATTTCTTTAAGTGATGCCACTGATTCTAATAAATCGTAGATATTCTTTTTGCCTTCTGATCTTAAAATCTCTTCAGCAATTTCAACCATGGATTTGTTTACATACGTTTGTTTAGCCATAGTTTCCTCCTAAAATACTATATTATTGTATACGATGTGCTATGTTTTTGCAAGACTTTTATTTGAATAATCGAAATTGCACGATTTTCTCGGTGGTAACGCCTTCGATTTGATGGCGATAGCCAATTTCAATCAAATCTGGCGTTACAATTAAGTCGTGTGTTTCGACAATAGACTTAAATAGGATGCCTTCTTGACGATAATACCCCATCGTTCTCTGATGGGGAATATACGATTCTTGGAAAGAAACTTCGCCAGTGCGTCTGATTAAAACCTCGTTTAAATTGTAATAAACGGTGACGAGGCTAGCGGTGTTTGGATCCTGATATGTGATTTTTCCTGGTTCAAAAGTTGAATCGACTTGAAAGCTTTCTATTTGTCCGTCAGTAGTGATTGTTAGGATCATGCCATCAAGATTCTAGCTAAGACGATGATAGCTAAAATAACGACCACGATGATGAGTAACTTCATCATCTTTTTCGCGATTGCGAACACACCGAAAATGATGACTACAGCAAGGCCTAGGGTGCCAAGAATCTTCATCCATTCAGGTAGCGGCATGATGACGTCGTTGTAGAAGTTAAGAGCGAGCCCATCAAAATCTACCAATTCTTCCAACATGCTGTCTAAATCCCCGAAAATACTCATTAAGAATGCCCAAATTTGATCTAGAATTTCCATATACAATTTCTCCTTATTCGTACTTTTGTCTATTATTCAGTGCGAGTTCTAGGGTGTGATCATCCGCGAAACTTAAATCCGCACCGACTGGAATGCCATATGCAATACGAGAAACCTTGATGCCTTTAGGTTTGAGTAATTCTTTTAAGTACTGTGCGGTGAGTTCCCCTTCCACAGTACCTGCCAAAGACAGGATGATTTCTTCAATCCCATTCAATCGTTGAAACAATGATTCAATGTTTAAATCTTCTGGGCCAATGCCTCTAGAAAAATCAATTGAACCCCCCAATACATGGTATAGCCCATGGTAGATTGGGTTGCGTTCCAAGACGAACACATCTTTGTCTTCCGAAACCACCATGATGGTGTTTCGTTCACGGTTAAGGTCTTCACAAATAGGGCAGTGGCTTTCCATTAAGGTACCACACACTGGACAATGTGAGATGTTTTGTTTCGCTTCAACCAAATGTTGGCTGAATGCGTCGATTTGATTTTTTTCAATCGTAGAGATGGTATAAAGTGCCAATCGTTCTGCGGTCTTTTTACCAATGCCAGGAAATTTTTTAAAATCTTCTACGAGTTTTAAAAAACTTTCAGGGTATTTCATTAGAATCCGCCAAACCCCATACCAGCTGTGAATTTGCTCATTTCTTGGTTGGTGGTCTTATCCACGACTTCAACCGCGTTATTGATGGCTGCTAAAATCGCGTCTTGTAACATTTCGACATCTTCCAGTAACTCTTCAGAAATCTTAATGTCGACCACTTGATGAGAACCTAACATGACCACTCTAACACCTGAAGCGGTGCCCGTAAATTCGGTCATTTGTAATCTTTCTTGGGTTTCTTGCATCTCTTTTTGAATCTTTTGTAACTTTTTAATCATGCCTGCGTTCATTATATTTACTCCTTTATCATGACTTTGTCTTTGCCAAAGAAATCAATGGCTAAGGATACAGATCCTGGTTGCCAAGACTCTTCTACGGCTTCATATAAACCTAAATCGAGTTTAGGTAAGGTTGGTTTTTTGTTGCCATCACGCCATTGTTTTGCAAAACTGTCAAACAATACTTGCCATGAAGCTTCATCGATACA from Paracholeplasma manati harbors:
- the recR gene encoding recombination mediator RecR, with product MKYPESFLKLVEDFKKFPGIGKKTAERLALYTISTIEKNQIDAFSQHLVEAKQNISHCPVCGTLMESHCPICEDLNRERNTIMVVSEDKDVFVLERNPIYHGLYHVLGGSIDFSRGIGPEDLNIESLFQRLNGIEEIILSLAGTVEGELTAQYLKELLKPKGIKVSRIAYGIPVGADLSFADDHTLELALNNRQKYE
- a CDS encoding YbaB/EbfC family nucleoid-associated protein; the encoded protein is MNAGMIKKLQKIQKEMQETQERLQMTEFTGTASGVRVVMLGSHQVVDIKISEELLEDVEMLQDAILAAINNAVEVVDKTTNQEMSKFTAGMGFGGF